TGCAAAAGAAACTATAAAGGATATAGTAAAGAAAACTGATATATTAGAAAGTGCAAAGCTTAGTGCTATGACTGGGGCAAATGTTTTCTATAAGTGTGAAAATCTTCAAAAAACAGGTTCTTTCAAAGTAAGAGGAGCTTGTAATAAAATAGCAAACTTAACTGATGAAGAGAAGGCAAACGGTGTTATAGCTTCAAGTGCTGGAAATCATGCACAAGGTGTTGCATTAGGTGCTCAAATGACAGGAATAAAGGCTACAATAGTAATGCCAGCTACTGCACCTTTAGCAAAGGTTACGGCAACTAAAGGATATGGAGCTGAAGTTGTATTAAATGGCTTAGTTTATGATGATGCTTACGCAAAAGCAGTTGAGTTACAAAAAGAAACTGGAGCAACTTTCTTACATCCATTTAATGATAAATATGTAATATCAGGACAAGGAACAATAGGTCTTGAAATACTTGAACAATTAGATGGAAAAGTTGATACTATACTTTGTCCAATAGGTGGAGGGGGAATAATAGCTGGTATAGCAGTAGCAGCTAAAGGGATAAATCCTAATATAAAAATAGTAGGTGTTCAAACTGCAAATATACCTTCAATGCATGAGTCTATGAAAAATGGTGAAGTTACAACAGCATTCAAATCTACTACAATAGCTGATGGTATAGCTGTTAAAACACCTGGTGATGTAACTTTTGAGATAATAAATGAATTAGTTGATGAAGTAATAGTAGTTGAGGAAGATGAAATAGCACAAGGTATGTTATTCTTAATGGAAAATCAAAAAGTTGTAGCT
The Romboutsia ilealis genome window above contains:
- the ilvA gene encoding threonine ammonia-lyase codes for the protein MMKVTLQDIKDAKETIKDIVKKTDILESAKLSAMTGANVFYKCENLQKTGSFKVRGACNKIANLTDEEKANGVIASSAGNHAQGVALGAQMTGIKATIVMPATAPLAKVTATKGYGAEVVLNGLVYDDAYAKAVELQKETGATFLHPFNDKYVISGQGTIGLEILEQLDGKVDTILCPIGGGGIIAGIAVAAKGINPNIKIVGVQTANIPSMHESMKNGEVTTAFKSTTIADGIAVKTPGDVTFEIINELVDEVIVVEEDEIAQGMLFLMENQKVVAEGAGAVSTAALLSGKYVPQKGENVVCVISGGNVDVNTLYRVIGTALTKEARRYAFNTVIQDKPGGLAELTKIISEHDANILNANLTRSSMGGATGTLTAEMVLETLNQDHIDRLKADILKAEFDIVEV